DNA from Kitasatospora acidiphila:
GGCCGGTGACGCCCGGGCGATGGCGGCGGTGCTCCGCGAGTCCGAGCAACTGGCCTTCTCGGTGGCGGTGGTGGCGGCCGTACTGGACCCCGACCTGGTGGTGCTGGGCGGCGGCCTCGGCAATGGCGCCGATCTGCTGCTCACCCCGGTGGAGCAGGCCCTGCACCGCCTCACCCCACTGCGGCCCCGGCTGGCCGGGAGCCTACTGGGGGACGAGGCGGTGCTGCGCGGCGCGTTGGCGACGGCGCTCGGCACCGCCCGGCCCGAGGTCTTCGAAACCCTGACCTCAAACCTGAGCTGACTGAACGTCAGCTTGCCGGTACTCCTCGCGGATCTCCTGCGGGCCGAACGGCCAGACCCGCTCCACCTTGGACCAGATCAGGAAGGCCAGCACCCCGGCCGCCACCCAGGCCAGCGACCATTCGATCGGGTGGTAGCCCGGCGCGTTCCGGTCGGCATAGCCGTAGACGACCAGCCAGCCGATCGCGGCCACGATGCCCGGCACCGGGTAGAGCCACATCCGGTACGGGCGCGGCAGGTCGGGCTGGCGCCGGCGCAGCACGGTCACGGCCAGGATCTGGGCGAAGGCCTGGACGATCACCATCACCGTGGTGAGCAGGTTGATCAGGGTGTTGAGGTCGGTGTGCCGCCCGATCAGGAAGCCGACCGCGGTGACCGCGCCCATGGTGAGCAGGCCGAGCACCGGAAACTCGTGCCTGGCGTGCAACTTGGCGTAGGAGCGGAAGAACACCCGGTCCCGGGCCGCGTCATAGGGCACCCGGGAGCCGCCGAGCAGCCCGGTCAGCACCGAGGCGAACGCGGTGACCAGGATCAGCACGGTGACCACGTCGGCAACCCTGGTGCCCCAGGCCAGTTTCAGCACGGCGGAGGCGACCGACTTGGAGGCCACCGAGTTCTTGTCCAGCATGTCCTGCCAGTTGATCGCGCCCAACACCCCGATCTGCAGCAGCAGGTAGATCACCATGATGCCGAGGATCGAGTAGACGATGGAGCGCGGCAGCACCTTGCCGGGCTGCTTGACCTCGGCGCCCAGATAGGCGGTGGTGTTGTAGCCGAGGTAGTCGTAGATGCCGATGGTGAGGCCGGCGGCGAAGCCCAGCCAGAACTGACCGTGCGTCAACTCGACTGCGTGCGCTGGCCAGGTGAAAGCCCGGGTGGCGGAGAAGCGGCTGTAGGAGGCGATCAGCACGGCGGCCACGGCGACGATCATCACGCCCCACATCGCGGTGGCCAGCCTGGCGATCCGGTCAACCTTGCGCCACAGCAGCAGGACCACCGCCACCACCGTGGCCAGGCCCACCAGATCGCCCTGGGTCTTCGTCATCTCCGGCCACAGGAAGCCTAGGTACTGCACGAAGCCGACCACGCCGGTGGACATGATCAGCGGGATGAAGAGCATCGCGGTCCAGACGAACAGGAACGGCATCAACCGCCCGCTGCGGTACTGGAAGGCCTCGCGGAGGTAGACGTAGGAGCCGCCGGCTCCCGGGAGCGAGGCGCCGAGCTCGGCCCAGACCAGCCCGTCCACCAGGGCCAGCACCGCGCCGGCGATCCAGCCGATGATCGCCTGCGGGCCGCCGAACGCGGCGACCATCAGCGGAATGGTGACGAACGGCCCGATGCCGCACATCTGGCTCATGTTGATCGCGGTGGCCTGGAAGAGGCCGATCCGCCTGCTGAGGGTGCCGGACACGGGCAACTCCGTGGGGTGGAGGGGCAGGTGGGGGTGTCGCGGGGTGGACCATAAGTTAGGTTTCCTAACTTGCCCCGTCAAGACCCGGGGTGGCGGATGGGCCCGGTACCGCGACGTCCGGCTGAGTTCACTCGAAGTTCACCGCCCGTGCGCCGGGTCATCCGGGGGCTGCTCTTATGTTTCCCCGTGGAGTAAGTTGTCCATACAACTCAGGGATGGGAGCAACGTGAGCAGCACGCTGGACTCGGCCGATGCGGTGATCGTCGGCGCCGGTATCGTCGGCCTGGCGCATGCCTTCGAGGCGGTGGAGCGTGGCCTGACGGTTGCCGTGGTGGAGCGCAACGACCGGGCGGTCGGCGCCTCGGTGCGCAACTTCGGTCACGCCTGCGCGACCGGGCTGGACGGCGACGGGCTCCGCTACGGCCTGGCGGCGCGGTCACGCTGGCTGCGGCTGGCCGAGGAGGCCGGCTTCTGGGCCCGGCGCACCGGCACCGCGATGGTCGCCAGGGCCGCCGACGAGCTCGCCGTGCTCACCGAGTTCGCCGAGCTGCGCGGCGCCGACCAGGTCCGGCTGCTCACCCCCGCCGAGCTGGCCGAGTACGTGCCGACCGGCCCCGGAGTGCTCGGCGGCGCGCTCTTCCCCGACGACCTGCGGGTCGACCAGCGCGACGCCGTCGGCGCCATCGCCCGCTACCTCGCCGGGCGGGGCGTGCGCTTCCACTGGGCCACCGCCGCGCACGGCGTGGACACCGGCACCGTGCGCACCAGCCGGGGCGAGGTGCACGCCGACACCGTGATCATGGCCACCGGGCACGACGTCGACCGGCACTTCCCCGAGCTGGCCGACCGGGCCCGGATCAAGCGCTGCGTGCTGCGGATGCTGCGGGTCGCCAACCCGTTCGGCGACCGCGTGATCGAACCGGCCGTGCAGACCGGCTTCTCGCTGCTGCGCTACGACGGCTTCGGTGCCTGCCCCAGCCTGGCGGCGGTGCGCGAGCGGCTCACCCGCGAGCAGCCGGAGCTGGTCGGCATCGGTCTCAACCTGATGTTCACCCAGCGCCCCGACGGCACCCTCACCATCGGCGACACCCACGCCTACGACACCACCCCCGAGTTCTTCGACGAGGAGCGGCTTGACGCCGCCGTGCTCGGCGCGACCGCCGGCCTGCTCGGCGTCGACCGCCTCGACGTCCTGGAGCGCTGGCGCGGCGTCTACGCCTCCGGCACCGAGTCGTTCCTGATCGCCGAGCCGGTCAAGGGCGTGCACGTCGTCTCGGTCACCTCGGGCGTGGGGATGACCACGGCGCTCGGCCTGGGCGCGGAGGTGCTGGCGAGCATCGCGGGCTGAGCAACGACGCGGTCCGCCGACCGGCCGAACTCGGCCGGGCGGCGGGCTTTTTCGCGCAGGCCTCTCGCGCAGGCTTTTTCGCGTGGGCCTTGTCACGCAGGCCTTGTCATGCAGGCTTTTTCACGCGGGCCCTTTCAGGTCGTCCGCTCCCAGTCGAGGCGCTCCTGCGCGGTGGCGCCGCGGCGGGCGATCGGGAGCACACCGGTCGCGGCGGCCAGGCCGTAGGGCGGCATGTCGCCGTAGATGGACTCGTAGTTGCCCGCCGGCACGAGGTAGGTCTCGTGCCAGATCCCCACGTGCCGACCGGACTTGCGCTCCATCCGGTTGGCCGTTGCCCAGGCCTTGCGGTGCAGGCGCGCGGGGTCGATGGCGTACTTCAGCAGCTGCTCCTTGGACCGCCAGTACTGCACCACGAAGTAGGTGCGCGGGGAGCCGGTCAGCAACTGGTAGCCCAGCAGGCCGCTCTGCTCGTCGGCGCGGAGCTCGCGCAGCATCCGGGGCATCGCCGTCAGCACCGGCAGCCAGTGGTGCGGTGCCCAGAAGTGGTTGATCCGCATGCCGATCAGGAAGACGACGAGGTCGCCTTCGGCGGCTGCGGTGGTGCGTCCGCCATTCGGTTTGGCGAACATCGTCGGTTTGGCGAACATCGGCTGCCCCCATGGCCCGTGGTGTCGGCGCGTGGCGCCCGTGACTGGAGCGCCGAGCCCGTCCATGATGGGATAGTGGCACTAACCAATGAGGGGCACAAGAGGATGCGCTTGGCCGAGCTGAGCGAGGCGAGTCAGGTCTCCATCGCGACCATCAAGTACTACCTGCGCGAAGGGCTGTTGGCGCCGGGACGGCGGGTCAACGCCACCCAGGCCGAATACGACGAGTCGCACCTGCGCCGATTGCGGCTGGTGCGCGCGATGATCCAGGTCGGGCGGATCCCGGTGGCCACGGTGCGCGAGGTGCTGCGGCAGGTCGACGACGACTCGCTGGGCCGCAGCATCCGGCTCGGCGCCGCGCTCTGGGCGCTGCCGACGGCCGAGGACCCCGATCCGGCCGATCCCCAAGTGCGCGGCGCCACGGCCGAGGTCGACCGGATGCTCGCCGAAGTGGGCTGGGAGCATGCCGCCAAGCTCGGCCAACTCTCGCCGGTCTACAGGGAGTTGGTTGGCGTAGTGGCCTCGCTCGGGCGGCTCGGCTACCCCCTGGACGCGGCCGAACTGGCGCCCTACGCCCGGCTGATGGAGCAGACCGCGACGCACGACCTGGACCGGATGGAGCAGCAGGACGGCGAGGTGGCGCAGGTGGAGGCCGCGGTCGCCGCCGCGGTGCTGTTCGAGCCGGTGCTGCGCTGCCTGCGCCGGCTCGCCCAGGAACAGGAGGCCATCCGCCGGTACGGGTTGTAGGTGCATGCCGGGCCGCAGTTGTGTGCCGGGCCGCCTCACGAGGGAGGCGGCCCGGAAGGAGTGACGATGCGTCAGTAGCGCGGGGTGGTCGTCAGCGGCGCCGTGGCGTGGTGGTGTCGGGCCGGCGCGGCACCAGACGGCACGATGGAGAACGAACCGCCCTGCAGCGCCGTCTCGGTGTACTGGCCGCTGTCGATGGCCTGCGGGCCGACGGCGTCGAAGGACTGCCCGTTGACCGTGACGTTGGAGAAGTCCAGCTGGTTGAAGGACGGGTAGCTCTGGGTCGGCGACTCGATGACCGCCTCGGCGCTGACGTCCTGGCCGTCCAGCTGCTGCTGGGTGCTCTCGGTCCAGCCCAGGGTGTTGTCGGTCAGCGAGATGGTGTACGTGCCGGAGCCGTCGGTGGTCACCGAGCCGGTGAAGCTGTCACCCGAGTTGACCTGGTCGTTGAAGTAGACCGGCGCTGCGGGGTACATCTCGTACCAGGCGGAGAGGACCGGCGAGCCGCTGGAGCAGTCGACCTGCACGCCGGTCTGCTCCACGGTCTGCGAGCCGTAGCCGTCGATGCCGACCCAGGGCGCGAACAGGTCGTTGCTGGTGTTGCAGGTCACCTGCGGCATGGTCCAGGAGCCAGAGATGGACTGGAAGTTGCTGCCGGTGGCGACATAGCCGCCCCAGTTGCTGCCGCCGGCGAACCCGGTGGTGTGCTGACCGAACGCCGGGTGGGCGGTGGACGCGGCGAGCGCCGGGGTGGTGGCGGCGACGGAGGCCGCGAGGGCGAGGGCGGCCGCAGCGGTGGCGGCCCGCAGACGAGTGTGGGACATCGTCGAACTCCCTGGATGTCGTGGGGGACTGACGACACCCCAGGCCGGTTGTGGGGTGGCCCGGGGTGCCGAAGGTGTCGACCAGCCTGAAGTCTGGGAGGACGCTGGGAGAAGGGATGGCGGGCTACCGGAATACGACATGGCGGGAACCTGTCAGCGGATCCGGCGGACACCCGGCTGGTGACCTCGCCACCTGCGAGAGCCGGGTGGCGCGGTGCGGTGCCACCCAGCTCACGTAGTGCGGCAGTTGCTACTGCGTCAGGGTCCAGTTCTGGTGGCTGTCGCCGGTGCACGCCCACTCGCCGAGCACCGAGCCGAGGGCGTTGGCGGTCAGGCAGCCGTTGTCATTGGCGATGATCCGGTAGGTGCCGTCGCCGTTCGGGGTGACCCGCCAGTGCTGCTCGGGGCTGTTGCCGTAGGTCCACAGCTGGGCGAAGTAGCTGGTGCCGTCGACCACCGTGGAGCGGTTGGTGTTGGCGTCCAGCGAACTGGTGGAGGAGAGCAGCGGCTGGAACCAGTAGCTGCCGTCCGGCTGCTGGATCAGGTTCCAGTGCTGTGCCTGCGGGTAGCCCGGGTTGGGGGTGTAGGCCTTGACCCGGGTGCCGTCGGCGGGGTTGGCGTTGTCCATGTCGGCGACCCAGCCGGTGGCCGGGTTGGTCAGCAGCACATTGCTGGTCGGCAGGCCCGGGCCCGGCACCGGCTCGCCGAGCTTGCAGCCGCCGGCCCGGTTGGACCAGAGCGGCTGGGCGGCGAAGGTGCCGCTGGGCAGCGAGAGGTTGCCCAGGCCCTGCCAGGCGCACTTGTCGCCGATCTCGCCGTCGGTGGCGGTCCAGCCGGAGCCGACCACGAAGTCGGTGACGGTCTCGGCGTACTCGTGACCCTCGACGATGCCGAAGCCGTCCAGGTAGCCGTTGGCTCCGTTGACCGCGCCGGTGCCGCAGTTGCCGTCCGGCTGGTAGGGCAGGTTGGTGTAGGCGATGTTGCCGTACTGGGTGTTGGCATCGCTGTGCCAGGCGCAGAAGCCGCCGCTGTTCGGGAACCCGCCAGGGTGGGTGCCCGAGGGGCTGACCACCACGTACTGGGCGTTGGCGTTGGAGCCCGCGTCGGTGTTGCCGAAGTAGGCAGCCGCGCGGCCGGCCTCGTTGGCCAGGTCGCCCCCGGAGGCGTTGGCCGGTGCCGCCGAGCCGTTGTCCATCCAGATGCCCGCGTAGACCGGGCCGCTCTCGCTGATGTGCGCGGCATTGTCCGGGCAGCTGGTGCTGCCACTGGCGACACCGTTGCAGTACTGCGTCATGACGGCGGACCAGGTGTCGTTGGCGGTGCCGAGGCCCTGGAACATGCGGGTCAGGTAGTCCGGAACGTTGTGGGTGTCGCTGTTCCACTGTGAGCCCCAGAAGACAAGATAGACCTTGGGGTTGGTGGAGACGCCCTGTGCGCCGCCCTGGAAGGTCAGCGGTGCCCCGGCGTTGGCGGTCTGCGGTGCGGCCGCCCGGCTGCCGCGCTGCGGCACCTTGCCCGCGATCGGGCCGAGCCGGTCGACCCGCACCTTGGCCGGCACCGCGGCGGCGTTGCCACCGCTCTTGGCGGGGACCGGCGCTACCGCGGTCGACGGCGTGGCCGCGGTCGCCGCCTGCGTGCCGGCGAGCAGCACGGCGCAGAGCGCACCGGCCAGCCCGCCGATCCTGCGCGAAACGCGCATGGTGGAACCTCTCTCGCAACAGCCGCCGGCCACTCCGGCGGCGGGTACGAGCACCGTAGGAGCGGCCGATCGACAGCGCGTCGACGGTTCGTCAGAGCGCCGTTCAGCGATCGCTCATCGCGCCTGGATTCCGAGCCGGTCGGCGGAAGCGGCGCCGACGCCCGAGCTGAAGCGGCGGCAGGCGTGGCACCCCGGGAGAACTGGCGCCGCATCAACTCCTCGCTCTGCAAGGCGGCGTGCGTGAACAGCATCACCGGGCGCAGATCCGCGCGCGGCTCGGGAACCGCGCGGGCCGGCTCGCCGCCGTCGCCAGGACGGCTCGTCAGCGGGGGTGTACTCGCGCAGGGTGTAGGTGCTGTCCAGCATGGTGATCCTCACGGTGCTCGGGTGTCTGGGGACGCGGAGGCATGGTGGTTGGATCACGTCCGTCACCCTGCGCGACTGTGGCGCAGGCTCAACGAGGTTTCGGGTCGCCCGGGGCGCTGATCGCCGCCGGGGATACCGATCGCCGCGCGGGGCTCGTCGGGGAGATTGTTACAGTCCGGCTCGGCACGGTGATCGTCGCGCCGGGTAGGGTCCGAATTCCGAACAGGAGGTGGACCTTGGGTGGTTGGGGAGTCTGGGCGGCGAGCGCCGTCGGGGTGCTCGTGGTGGGGTCGGCATGGTGGCGGTTCGGGCCGTGGGGCCGCGGGTGGGCCGATCTGCGGCAGCGGGAGCGGGCGCGGCGGCGCCTGGCCGCCGAACAGGGCTGGGAGTACGCCGACGAGCGGCCCGAGTTGCTGCGGCGCTGGCGGGAGGCGATCGTCGAGTCCAACGACGGGTCGAGGGCCAGATTCGTGGTGACCGGCACCCTGGATGGCCGCCGGGTCACCGTCTTCGACGCCGTCACCCCGCAGCCCAAGTCGCCATGGGACTTCCGGCTGGCACCGCACACGCTGCGCACCGTGCACCTGGTGGAACTGCCCGACCGGCTGCCCCTGGTCGTGGTGTCCCGGCACACGCTCGCCGTGGACACCATGGTCCCGCTGCTCAAGCAGGCTGCCCTGCAGCGTGGGCGCCGCCTGTACGAAACGGGTGACCCGGCCTACGACGCCGTACACGTCGTGGAGACCACCGATCTCGACCTCGCCGGGCGGCTACTGACCAGCGGTGTACGGGAGTTCACCGACGACCGCCCCTGGCTGGAGTGGCGGGTGGACGGCGACCAGCTCTGCTATGTGGGCCCGTACGGGCCGGCCCTGTTCCGCGAGGACCGGCAGCCGCTCCCCGAACTGCGCTCGCTGGTCCGGCTGGTGGCGGAGTTCGACCCGCGGCTGTGGGGCGAGCCGCAGGACGCCCGCCCCTCCGGGCCCGCTCGGCGACCCGCAACGACCCGCGAGCACCGCCCCACCACCATGTACCGCGGTGGACCGGCCCACACCGGCGTCTTCCCCGAGGGCACCCCGCCGGCCGGATTCCGGCCCTGGCGGGTCCGCCTCCCCTCGGGCCTCGGCTCCGCGCCCGCGGTCTGCGAGGGCACCCTCTACCAGGGCAGCCTGAGCGGCCACTGCTTCGCGCTCAACGCGGCCACGGGCGAGGAACGTTGGCGGTTCACCGCCGGTGCCAAGGTCGACGGGACCCCGGCGGTCGGCGATGGTGTGGTGTACTTCACCACCGAGGACGGTCTGCTGCACGCGCTCGGCGCCGACGACGGCCGGGAGCGCTGGCAGCGCCGCGTCGGCCAGTCGGCGCCGCTGGCCCTCGACGACGGGGTGCTGTACGTGGTGCACGTTCCGCGTGATGTGATGCGCGGCGCGAGTTCGCTGCAGGCGCTGGATGCGCAGACCGGCGAGCCGCGTTGGGAGGTCCGGCTGCCCGACGGCTCCGCGTCCGGCCCGGCGGTCGCCGACGGTCGGGTCTATGTGCAGGGCGCCAAGGCCGAGTTGAGCGCGTTCAGGGTGCGCGACGGCAAGCGGCTGTGGCACAACGACGCCGGCGAGCGGTACCTGGCGACCTGCGCCCCGACGGTGGCGGACGGTACGGTCTACATCGGCACCGGATCCGGCCGGTTGGACGCCTTCGACGCGCACACCGGTGAGCACCGCTGGGGCGCGCAGGCGTCCGGCACCATCGACAAGAGCCCGGCGGTGCTCGGTGACACCGTCTACATCGGCGACAGTGCCGGCGGCGTGTACGCGGTCGACGCGGCCGAGGGCCGGATGCGCTGGCAGCTGTCCAGCCCGCACGGCGGCTCGGCGGTCACGCTCAGCGGGTCCTCGGCATGGGTGGTCAGCGGCGTCGGCAACCGCACCCTGCTCCGGCTCGATCCGGCCAGCGGCGCGGTGCGTTGGCGTGTGCCGCTGGACAGCCCGGGGAGCGATCCGGTCGTCGCCGATGGTGTGGTCCATGTGGTCACCACGAAGGGAAGCGTGCTGGCGGTGGATGCCATGACGGGGCAGAGCCGGTCCAAATGGCGTTCGGCGAGGCGGATGTGACGAAGAGTCAGAAAGACGAAATCGAGCGACTGCGCAGTTCCGTCGCCCACCTGCTGCGCGATGCCGACCCGGTCGCCGGCTCACAGCTGCTGGCTCTGGAGGCGGCCCGGTTCGGCTACCGCGACCTGGCCGCCGAGTTGAATGAAGCGGCGTCCAGCGGGCAGTCAGGAGACTGCTGGACGGTCCAGTGGGCCACCGGTCGCCAGGCCGACCAGCGGCTGATCCAGGTGCTGCGCGCCGGCGGAGTGCAGCCGGCGCTGACCGAACTCGACGGCCGTCCGGTCGTCGTCGGTGACGAGTGGCCCAACCAGGTGCGGGTCTGGGACGCCCTGACCGCCGAGACGGTGAACGCCTTCGAGGTCGAGCGGGATGCCCGAGTGGTGGCGGCGCTGACCATCGGCGGCCGCCCGCTGGTCCTCACCGGACACGAGCAGCGCGATCCCGAGTACCGCTTCGACCCGGCCCGCAGTGGCGACCGGTTGCGTGCCTGGTGCCTGCGCACCGGCGAACCGGTCGGCGAGCCGCTGACGGTGGCCAAGGGCAGGATGATCACGGCGGCGAGCGTCACCCTGGACGGCCGTGAGTTGCTCGTGACCGGTGGGTGGGACGGGCTCACCCGGCTGTGGGACCCCGCCACCGGCGAGCAGGTCGTCGAGCCCGTGGGCGGCCACCACGGCTGGGTGGTCGCGGTGGCCACGGTGCTGCTGAACGGCCGGCCGATCGCCATCACGGCCGGCGAGCGGGACTGCGAGGTGCTGGTCAGGGATCTGACCAACGGTCGGACCGAGCCGCTGGTCGGCCATCGGGCCCGGGTGGCGGCCGTGACGACGGCGGAGTCGGCGGGGCGGACGGTCGCGGTCACCGCCAGCGACGATGGCGCCGTCCAGGTCTGGGATCTGACGGAACGTCATCTCATCCACAGCCTGCTGACCGGGCGTGGCGACCGGGTCGGCGCGCTGGCCGCCGCCACCGTGGACGGCCGCACCCTCGTCGTCACCGGCGGCTGGGACGGCGAGGTCCGGGTGTGGGACCTCGCCACCGGCCGGCCGATCGCCGAACCGTTCACCGGCCATGAGCAGCCCATCGACCGGGTCGCCCTGACGGTGATCGGCGGCCGCCCGGCCGTGGTCGCCAGCGCCACCGACGGCCTGGTGCGGGTGTGGCGGCTCACCGGAATCCGCCTCGACAGCGCGCCGCCCACCATCGCGCAGGCCGCCCCGGCGTGGCTGGGCAGCAGCGTGCTGGACGGGCGTGGAGTGGCCGTGAGCTGCGGCCATGACGGCGTGATCGGCCTCTGGGGAGTGGCGGAAGGGCCGCGGGAGGTGGCCGCACTGCCCGGTCACAGCGTCGGGTTGGCCGCCGCGACCACCACCGAGACGGACGGCCGCCGCCTGCTGATCACCGCAGGCCGGGACGCGACGGTGCGACTCACCGATCTCGCCACCCGCCGGAGTGCCGCCCCGCCGATCACCGACTTCCCGGCCGAGGTCAACTCCCTTGCCGCAGCGTTGCTGGACGGCATGCCGGTGCTGCTGGCGGGGTGCGACGACGGGACCGTGCACGTGCGGGACCTCGCCTCGGGCGCGCCGGTGCTGCCGCCGCTGGAGACGGGCGACTCGCCCGTCCACGCGGTGGCGAGTGCGGTGGCGGACGGGCGGACCGTCGTCCTCACCGGCCACTCGCACCACCGCGTACAGCGCTGGGACCTGGCGGAGCGGCGGCAGTTGGGCCTCCCGCTCACGGGCCACCGGCGCGCGGTGAGCCGGATCGTGACGACCGTGCTCAACGGCCGGACCGTCGCCGTCACCGGGGCCGGCTACGACAACTGGATGCGGATCTGGGACGTCGCGACCGGCCTGGAGACCGGGATGGGCCTGCGCGGGCACGGCCGTGGCCGGCTCACCGCGATCGAGACGATCGAGTGGGAGGGCCGGGTGTACGTCGTCAGTGGCGGCGACGACGGTACGGTACGGCTGTGGGACCCCGTGGCACACGCGCCGGTCGGGTCACCACTACGATTCCCCTACCGGGTAGGGGCGTTGGCTGTCGCCGGACCGGGTGAGCTGCTGGTGTCCTTCGGCGATGAGCTGGCGCTGTTCAGGCTGCGACCGCAATGGCGTCACGGTTCAAGCTGACGCAACCTCAGATACCCGGCGCCGAGCGCCAAGCAGACCCACGCCACCAGCACCGCCAACCCGCCGCCCGGACCGAGCCGGGCGGCGTGGTGCGCCCCGCCCACCGCGAACATCCGCAGCCCCGCCTGGTCAGGCAGATAGGCGGCGAACCGGCCGGTGGCGTGAATCGTGGTCAGCAGCTGGGAGACGAAGAAGTACAGCGGGGCCAGCACCGCCAGCGCCGCCACCGGGCTGCGCAGCAGGGCCGCGACGCCGGTGCAGAACAGGCCGGTCAGCACCAGGTAGAGCACGCCGCCGGCGATGGCGCGCGGCAGTTCGGGAGCGTCGAGCGTCGTTCCGTAGCGGCCGAGCCCGGCCTCAGCGGTGAGGTAGCCGAAGAAGACGGCGGGGATCGCCACGGCCAGCGACACCGCCGCGCTCACCAGCAGCTTCGCCGCGTAGAAGGCACCCCGCCGGGGCACGGCGAGCAGTGACTGCCGGATCATGCCGGAGGTGTACTCATGACTGATCGTCAGCACCCCGAAGACGATCAGCGCGAACTGGCTGTAGCCGATCACCGACAGCCCGGCCGACTCCGGGTCCCAGTCGGGGGAGAGCTTCGGGCTGCCCTGGGCGATGGCGCGTTGCACCGACCAGCCGGCGACCGCGCCGAGGCCCACCTCAAGGAGCAGCAGCACCCCCAGGCAGACCATCGCCGAGCGCAGCGTGCGCAGCTTGGTGAGTTCGGAACGCAGGACCGCGAGCCTCATCATGCCTCCTTCAGCAGGTTGAGATAGGCGTCCTCCAGGGAGCCCGCCGTCCGGCTCAGCCCGTCCAGGGCCAGCTGGTGCCGGGCGGCCAGCGCCCCCACCTCGGCGGCGGTGACCCCGGTGACCGCGAGTGCGCCGTCCGGAGTCTGCTGCGCCACGGCGCCGGCACTGCGCAACAGGTCGGCCAGCCGCGCCGGTTCCGCGCAGCTCACCCGCACACCGGGCGCGACATGCCGGGCGATCAGCTCGGCGGTGGGCAGGTCGGCCAGCACCCGGCCGCAGCCGATCACCACCAAGTGGTCGGCGGTGCGGGCCACTTCGGCCATCAGATGACTGGACACCAGCACCGTCCGCCCCTCGTCGGCGAGTTGGCGCAGCAGCGAGCGCAACTGGCTGATCCCCTCGGCGTCCAGGCCGTTGAGCGGCTCGTCCAGGACCAGCACGCCCGGGTCGCCGAGCAGCGCGGCGGCCAGGCCCAGGCGCTGCGTCATGCCCAGGGAGTAGCCGGCGATCCGGGTGCGCCCGCGCGCCGCGAGACCGGTCTGCTCCAGCACGATGCGCACCCGGGCGACCGGTAGCCGGTTGCTCTCGGCCAGCCAGCGCAGATGCTGGTAGCCGGTGCGGCCCTTGTGGACGGCCCCCGCTTCGAGGAGGGCCCCGACCTGCTTCAGCGGTTCGTCCAACTCGCGGTAGCCGGTGCCGTTGATCAGTGCGCGTCCGCCGTCGGGCCGGGCCAGCCCGAGCAGGATCCGCAGGGTGGTGGACTTGCCCGCGCCGTTGGGGCCGAGCAGGGCGGTCACCCGGCCGGACGGTGCGCGGAAGCTGACGTCGTCGACGGCGAGTGTGCCGCCGTACCGTTTGCTGAGTTGCTCGACCTCGATCACGCCCGCCAGGGTGCCAGCGGCCCCGCCCGGTTGTCGTCAGAGCGGAAGGGGACCTCCGCCGTCCCCCCAGGGGTGGACGGCGGGAGG
Protein-coding regions in this window:
- a CDS encoding outer membrane protein assembly factor BamB family protein produces the protein MGGWGVWAASAVGVLVVGSAWWRFGPWGRGWADLRQRERARRRLAAEQGWEYADERPELLRRWREAIVESNDGSRARFVVTGTLDGRRVTVFDAVTPQPKSPWDFRLAPHTLRTVHLVELPDRLPLVVVSRHTLAVDTMVPLLKQAALQRGRRLYETGDPAYDAVHVVETTDLDLAGRLLTSGVREFTDDRPWLEWRVDGDQLCYVGPYGPALFREDRQPLPELRSLVRLVAEFDPRLWGEPQDARPSGPARRPATTREHRPTTMYRGGPAHTGVFPEGTPPAGFRPWRVRLPSGLGSAPAVCEGTLYQGSLSGHCFALNAATGEERWRFTAGAKVDGTPAVGDGVVYFTTEDGLLHALGADDGRERWQRRVGQSAPLALDDGVLYVVHVPRDVMRGASSLQALDAQTGEPRWEVRLPDGSASGPAVADGRVYVQGAKAELSAFRVRDGKRLWHNDAGERYLATCAPTVADGTVYIGTGSGRLDAFDAHTGEHRWGAQASGTIDKSPAVLGDTVYIGDSAGGVYAVDAAEGRMRWQLSSPHGGSAVTLSGSSAWVVSGVGNRTLLRLDPASGAVRWRVPLDSPGSDPVVADGVVHVVTTKGSVLAVDAMTGQSRSKWRSARRM
- a CDS encoding WD40 repeat domain-containing protein, producing the protein MTKSQKDEIERLRSSVAHLLRDADPVAGSQLLALEAARFGYRDLAAELNEAASSGQSGDCWTVQWATGRQADQRLIQVLRAGGVQPALTELDGRPVVVGDEWPNQVRVWDALTAETVNAFEVERDARVVAALTIGGRPLVLTGHEQRDPEYRFDPARSGDRLRAWCLRTGEPVGEPLTVAKGRMITAASVTLDGRELLVTGGWDGLTRLWDPATGEQVVEPVGGHHGWVVAVATVLLNGRPIAITAGERDCEVLVRDLTNGRTEPLVGHRARVAAVTTAESAGRTVAVTASDDGAVQVWDLTERHLIHSLLTGRGDRVGALAAATVDGRTLVVTGGWDGEVRVWDLATGRPIAEPFTGHEQPIDRVALTVIGGRPAVVASATDGLVRVWRLTGIRLDSAPPTIAQAAPAWLGSSVLDGRGVAVSCGHDGVIGLWGVAEGPREVAALPGHSVGLAAATTTETDGRRLLITAGRDATVRLTDLATRRSAAPPITDFPAEVNSLAAALLDGMPVLLAGCDDGTVHVRDLASGAPVLPPLETGDSPVHAVASAVADGRTVVLTGHSHHRVQRWDLAERRQLGLPLTGHRRAVSRIVTTVLNGRTVAVTGAGYDNWMRIWDVATGLETGMGLRGHGRGRLTAIETIEWEGRVYVVSGGDDGTVRLWDPVAHAPVGSPLRFPYRVGALAVAGPGELLVSFGDELALFRLRPQWRHGSS
- a CDS encoding ABC transporter permease subunit is translated as MRLAVLRSELTKLRTLRSAMVCLGVLLLLEVGLGAVAGWSVQRAIAQGSPKLSPDWDPESAGLSVIGYSQFALIVFGVLTISHEYTSGMIRQSLLAVPRRGAFYAAKLLVSAAVSLAVAIPAVFFGYLTAEAGLGRYGTTLDAPELPRAIAGGVLYLVLTGLFCTGVAALLRSPVAALAVLAPLYFFVSQLLTTIHATGRFAAYLPDQAGLRMFAVGGAHHAARLGPGGGLAVLVAWVCLALGAGYLRLRQLEP
- a CDS encoding ABC transporter ATP-binding protein; its protein translation is MIEVEQLSKRYGGTLAVDDVSFRAPSGRVTALLGPNGAGKSTTLRILLGLARPDGGRALINGTGYRELDEPLKQVGALLEAGAVHKGRTGYQHLRWLAESNRLPVARVRIVLEQTGLAARGRTRIAGYSLGMTQRLGLAAALLGDPGVLVLDEPLNGLDAEGISQLRSLLRQLADEGRTVLVSSHLMAEVARTADHLVVIGCGRVLADLPTAELIARHVAPGVRVSCAEPARLADLLRSAGAVAQQTPDGALAVTGVTAAEVGALAARHQLALDGLSRTAGSLEDAYLNLLKEA